Proteins from a genomic interval of Stenotrophomonas maltophilia R551-3:
- the smc gene encoding chromosome segregation protein SMC translates to MRLSTIKLSGFKSFVDPTTLHLPTNMTGVVGPNGCGKSNIIDAVRWVMGESSASRLRGDSLTDVIFSGSNARKPVSQATVELIFDNSDHTISGEYASFNEISVKRTVSRDGTSNYYLNGTKCRRRDITDLFLGTGLGPRSYSIIEQGMISQIIEARPEDLRVYLEEAAGISKYKERRRETETRIRHTRENLDRLGDLRDEISKQLEHLKRQARQAEQYQALQEERRVKDAEWKALEFRGLDGRLSKLREGLSQEETRLQQLIADQRDAEARIETSRVRREEAADALNTAQAAVYQVGSTLARVEQQIQHQRELSQRLHKARDETRQALSELGQHISGDEAKLMVLREAVDAATPQLEALQEENEIKQESLREAEERLAHWQQRWEQHTSQSSEASRAGDVERTRVDYLDKQVLDADRRREALVAERAGLDVDALEEAFEQLHLQHDTQKTALDELSEDVELRKQGVAAVQEQQRNGQNELAELHKQVNGLRGRLASLEALQQAALGQEQGAAVAWLKARGLDSAARVGERLDVDAGWENAVESALGQLIEGVLVDDPSSLVDALGELGDGHIALVASGDADLKVAPTSLAARVRGPAAIRRLLAHLHAASDLAEAKTLQARLPEGDSIITQGGERLGQGWLRVARSGAAQQGALLREREINELREQIEALQDREAELEEQLSGFREQLRAAEQQREDAQRALYQAHRAVSELAGQLQGQQGKVEAARTRIDRIEGELKQLLETLDANNEQVREARSRLENAVSSMGNLESTRQGLESERRQLTDARDLAREAARAVRERSHSLALTLESQRAQLASLSQALERMSTQRGQLDSRLGELHSQLDEGDSPVESLQAEHQNALEERVRADRVLTEARTLLDGIDAELRNYEQTRHQRDEQALAQRERISQRKLDQQALVLSADTLQAAVEKAGFVMQDVLNALPEEARLGDWEQAVHQIDGRMRRLEPVNLAAIHEYGEASQRSEYLDAQHVDLTTALETLEDAIRKIDRETRGRFKDTFDRVNAGVQALYPRLFGGGHAYLELTGEDLLDTGVTIMARPPGKRVSSISLLSGGEKAMTAVALVFAIFQLNPAPFCLLDEVDAPLDEANVGRLANMVKEMSEKVQFLFVSHNKATMEAAHQLSGVTMREPGVSRLVSVDLEEAARLAGAA, encoded by the coding sequence ATGCGTCTTTCCACGATCAAGCTGTCCGGCTTCAAGTCGTTCGTCGATCCGACCACCCTGCACCTGCCGACCAACATGACCGGCGTGGTGGGGCCCAATGGCTGCGGCAAGTCGAACATCATCGACGCTGTGCGCTGGGTCATGGGCGAGAGTTCGGCCAGCCGCCTGCGTGGCGACTCGCTGACCGACGTGATCTTTTCCGGTTCCAATGCCCGCAAGCCGGTCTCGCAGGCCACCGTCGAGCTGATCTTCGACAACTCCGACCACACCATCTCGGGCGAATACGCCTCGTTCAACGAAATCTCGGTCAAGCGTACGGTCAGCCGCGACGGCACCAGCAACTATTACCTCAACGGCACCAAGTGCCGCCGCCGCGACATCACCGATCTGTTCCTCGGCACCGGCCTGGGCCCGCGCAGCTACTCGATCATCGAGCAGGGCATGATCAGCCAGATCATCGAGGCGCGCCCGGAAGACCTGCGCGTGTACCTGGAAGAGGCCGCCGGCATCTCCAAGTACAAGGAGCGCCGCAGGGAGACCGAAACCCGCATCCGCCACACCCGCGAGAACCTGGACCGGTTGGGCGACCTGCGCGACGAGATCAGCAAGCAGCTGGAGCACCTCAAGCGCCAGGCCCGGCAGGCCGAGCAGTACCAGGCGCTGCAGGAAGAACGCCGGGTCAAGGACGCGGAGTGGAAGGCGTTGGAGTTCCGTGGCCTGGATGGACGCCTGTCCAAGCTGCGCGAAGGCCTGTCGCAGGAAGAGACCAGGCTGCAGCAGCTGATCGCCGACCAGCGCGACGCCGAGGCCCGCATCGAGACCTCGCGGGTGCGCCGTGAAGAGGCCGCCGATGCGCTCAACACCGCGCAGGCCGCGGTCTATCAGGTCGGCAGCACGCTGGCCCGTGTCGAACAGCAGATCCAGCATCAGCGCGAATTGTCGCAGCGCCTGCACAAGGCGCGTGATGAAACCCGCCAGGCGCTGTCCGAGCTCGGCCAGCACATCAGTGGCGATGAGGCCAAGCTGATGGTGCTGCGTGAGGCGGTGGACGCCGCGACTCCGCAGCTTGAAGCGCTGCAGGAAGAAAACGAGATCAAGCAGGAGAGCCTGCGCGAAGCGGAAGAGCGCTTGGCTCACTGGCAGCAGCGCTGGGAGCAGCATACCTCGCAGAGCTCCGAAGCCTCGCGTGCCGGCGATGTCGAGCGCACGCGCGTGGACTACCTGGACAAGCAGGTCCTCGATGCCGACCGCCGTCGCGAGGCACTGGTGGCCGAGCGCGCAGGGCTGGACGTGGATGCGCTGGAAGAAGCCTTCGAACAGCTGCACCTGCAGCACGACACGCAGAAGACCGCGCTGGATGAGTTGAGTGAAGACGTCGAACTGCGCAAGCAGGGCGTGGCGGCAGTGCAGGAACAGCAGCGCAACGGACAGAACGAGCTGGCCGAGCTGCACAAGCAGGTCAACGGCCTGCGTGGCCGGCTGGCCTCGCTGGAGGCCCTGCAGCAGGCCGCGCTTGGCCAGGAGCAGGGCGCCGCCGTGGCCTGGCTGAAGGCACGCGGGCTGGATTCGGCCGCGCGTGTCGGTGAGCGGCTGGATGTCGACGCCGGCTGGGAAAATGCGGTGGAAAGCGCGCTTGGCCAGTTGATCGAAGGCGTGCTGGTGGACGATCCGTCCAGCCTGGTCGATGCACTGGGTGAACTCGGCGATGGCCATATCGCGCTGGTTGCCAGCGGCGACGCAGATCTGAAGGTTGCCCCTACCTCGCTGGCCGCTCGTGTGCGTGGCCCGGCGGCGATCCGTCGCCTGCTGGCCCATCTGCACGCTGCAAGCGATCTGGCCGAAGCGAAAACGTTGCAGGCCCGCCTGCCAGAAGGCGATTCGATCATCACCCAGGGCGGCGAGCGCCTGGGTCAGGGCTGGCTGCGCGTCGCGCGCTCCGGTGCGGCCCAGCAGGGCGCGCTGCTGCGCGAACGCGAGATCAACGAGCTGCGTGAGCAGATCGAGGCGCTGCAGGACCGCGAGGCCGAGCTGGAAGAACAGCTGTCCGGCTTCCGCGAGCAGCTGCGGGCCGCCGAACAGCAGCGCGAAGATGCGCAACGGGCGCTGTACCAGGCGCACCGTGCGGTGTCCGAGCTGGCCGGCCAGCTGCAGGGCCAGCAGGGCAAGGTGGAAGCCGCGCGCACGCGCATCGATCGTATCGAGGGCGAGCTGAAGCAGCTGCTGGAAACGCTGGATGCCAACAACGAACAGGTGCGCGAGGCGCGTTCGCGGTTGGAAAACGCGGTCAGCAGCATGGGCAATCTGGAATCGACCCGGCAAGGGTTGGAAAGCGAACGACGCCAGCTGACCGACGCGCGCGACCTGGCCCGTGAAGCCGCACGCGCGGTGCGCGAGCGTTCGCATTCGCTGGCCCTGACCCTGGAATCGCAGCGTGCACAGCTCGCCTCGTTGAGCCAGGCACTGGAGCGCATGAGCACCCAGCGTGGCCAGCTGGATTCACGCCTGGGCGAACTGCACTCGCAGCTCGATGAGGGCGATTCGCCGGTCGAATCGCTGCAGGCCGAGCACCAGAACGCGCTGGAAGAGCGCGTGCGTGCCGACCGTGTGCTGACCGAGGCGCGTACGCTGCTGGACGGCATTGATGCCGAACTGCGCAATTACGAGCAGACCCGCCACCAACGCGACGAACAGGCGCTGGCCCAGCGCGAGCGTATTTCCCAGCGCAAGCTGGACCAGCAGGCGCTGGTGCTCAGTGCCGACACGCTGCAGGCTGCGGTGGAGAAGGCCGGTTTCGTGATGCAGGATGTGCTCAACGCGTTGCCCGAAGAAGCTCGCCTGGGCGACTGGGAACAGGCCGTGCACCAGATCGACGGCCGCATGCGCCGGCTGGAGCCGGTCAACCTGGCTGCCATCCACGAGTACGGCGAGGCCTCGCAGCGCTCGGAGTACCTGGACGCGCAGCATGTGGACCTGACCACTGCGCTGGAGACCCTGGAAGATGCCATCCGCAAGATTGACCGCGAGACCCGCGGCCGCTTCAAGGACACCTTCGACCGCGTCAATGCCGGCGTGCAGGCCCTGTACCCGCGCCTGTTCGGTGGCGGCCATGCCTACCTGGAACTGACCGGTGAAGACCTGCTCGACACTGGCGTGACCATCATGGCGCGCCCGCCGGGCAAGCGCGTGTCCAGCATCTCGCTGCTGTCCGGTGGCGAGAAGGCGATGACCGCCGTGGCACTGGTATTCGCCATCTTCCAGCTGAACCCCGCGCCGTTCTGCCTGCTGGACGAGGTGGACGCGCCGCTGGACGAGGCCAACGTCGGCCGCCTGGCCAACATGGTCAAGGAAATGAGCGAGAAGGTGCAGTTCCTGTTCGTCAGCCACAACAAGGCGACGATGGAGGCCGCGCACCAGCTGTCGGGCGTGACCATGCGCGAGCCGGGCGTCAGCCGCCTGGTCAGCGTGGACCTGGAAGAAGCCGCACGATTGGCGGGCGCGGCCTGA
- the rplI gene encoding 50S ribosomal protein L9 encodes MQLILLQKVTNLGNLGDLVDVKPGYGRNFLVPQGKAVPATESNKAEFEAKRADYEAKAQAIHADADARKAKLEGASVTIAANASTEGKLYGSVGAREIADAFTAAGLELNKSEVILGEGAFRNIGEYDVLVHLHADVETTVKVVVEAEKA; translated from the coding sequence ATGCAGCTGATCCTTCTGCAGAAAGTCACCAACCTCGGCAACCTGGGCGACCTGGTCGACGTGAAGCCGGGCTACGGCCGTAACTTCCTCGTGCCGCAGGGCAAGGCCGTTCCGGCCACCGAGAGCAACAAGGCCGAGTTCGAAGCCAAGCGCGCCGACTACGAAGCCAAGGCCCAGGCCATCCACGCCGACGCTGACGCCCGCAAGGCCAAGCTGGAAGGCGCGAGTGTGACCATCGCCGCCAACGCTTCGACCGAAGGCAAGCTGTACGGCTCGGTCGGCGCCCGCGAAATCGCTGATGCCTTCACCGCTGCCGGCCTCGAGCTGAACAAGAGCGAAGTCATCCTGGGCGAAGGCGCCTTCCGCAACATCGGTGAGTACGACGTCCTGGTGCACCTGCACGCCGACGTCGAAACCACCGTCAAGGTTGTGGTCGAAGCCGAAAAGGCCTGA
- the rpsR gene encoding 30S ribosomal protein S18 codes for MSKFFRRRKFCKFTAEGVKEIDYKDLNTLRQYLTENGKIVPSRVTGTKSKYQRQLATAVKRARFLALIPYTDNHDI; via the coding sequence ATGTCCAAGTTCTTCCGTCGCCGCAAGTTCTGCAAGTTCACCGCTGAAGGTGTCAAGGAGATCGATTACAAGGATCTCAACACCCTGCGCCAGTACCTGACCGAGAACGGCAAGATCGTGCCGAGCCGCGTCACCGGTACCAAGTCGAAGTACCAGCGTCAGCTGGCGACCGCCGTCAAGCGCGCTCGCTTCCTGGCCCTGATCCCGTACACCGACAACCACGACATCTGA
- the rpsF gene encoding 30S ribosomal protein S6 — translation MSRHYEIVFMVHPDQSEQVPAMIERYKSLVENGNGTIHRLEDWGRRQLAYPIQNLVKAHYVLLNIEADQAVLNELTESFRFNDAVLRNLVIKRDEADTEQSLIMKSKDEKGDKPERGERRRRDDEEGETTPAADNDAGDDAASAA, via the coding sequence ATGAGTCGTCATTACGAAATCGTGTTCATGGTCCATCCGGACCAGAGCGAGCAGGTCCCGGCCATGATCGAGCGCTACAAGTCGCTGGTCGAGAACGGCAACGGCACCATCCACCGTCTGGAAGACTGGGGCCGCCGCCAGCTGGCATACCCGATCCAGAACCTGGTGAAGGCGCACTACGTGCTGCTGAACATCGAAGCCGACCAGGCCGTGCTGAACGAGCTGACCGAAAGCTTCCGCTTCAACGACGCCGTGCTGCGCAACCTGGTCATCAAGCGTGACGAGGCTGACACCGAGCAGTCGCTGATCATGAAGAGCAAGGACGAGAAGGGCGACAAGCCCGAGCGTGGTGAGCGTCGTCGTCGTGATGACGAAGAAGGCGAAACCACCCCCGCCGCTGACAACGATGCCGGCGACGACGCCGCTTCGGCCGCCTAA
- a CDS encoding CbrC family protein: MERPLFIYQPNAYALSFEEVDGICDCCGQARTLRYRGPFYTHLRPDYLCPWCIADGRAAASYEGEFTGWSDIEGVSPDPADPPPTIARELLLEICERTPGYSSWQQSVWLSHCERPCAFLGFAGSEDLLPILDQVRPDVAAVNPRDADWVLAHLSRDGMMVGCLFQCLECGQHRLHVDLG, encoded by the coding sequence ATGGAACGACCGCTTTTCATTTATCAACCCAATGCCTACGCCCTCTCCTTCGAAGAGGTCGACGGAATCTGTGACTGCTGCGGTCAGGCGCGGACGCTTCGTTACCGGGGGCCGTTCTACACACATCTGCGTCCCGATTACCTGTGCCCCTGGTGTATCGCCGATGGCAGGGCAGCGGCCAGTTACGAGGGGGAATTCACCGGCTGGAGCGATATCGAGGGGGTATCCCCGGATCCGGCCGATCCGCCGCCGACCATCGCCCGCGAGCTGCTGCTGGAGATCTGCGAGCGCACCCCGGGCTACTCGTCCTGGCAGCAATCGGTCTGGCTGAGCCATTGTGAGCGGCCTTGTGCCTTCCTCGGCTTCGCCGGCAGCGAAGATCTGCTGCCCATCCTCGATCAGGTCCGGCCCGATGTGGCGGCAGTCAATCCACGCGACGCCGACTGGGTGCTGGCGCACCTGAGCCGGGACGGGATGATGGTCGGCTGCCTGTTCCAGTGCCTGGAATGCGGCCAGCATCGCCTTCACGTCGACCTGGGGTGA
- a CDS encoding HesB/IscA family protein produces MAVSLTPIAFERVQRFVAQTPGALGLRFGVTKTGCSGWGHVTDLARDERADDTVFDQDGVKIYVDAKSLALVDGTVIDFGKHGLSETFTFSNPNATAECGCGESFTTDADKA; encoded by the coding sequence ATGGCCGTCAGCCTGACCCCAATTGCCTTCGAGCGCGTACAGCGCTTCGTCGCCCAGACCCCCGGCGCGCTGGGCCTGCGTTTTGGCGTGACCAAGACCGGCTGCTCCGGCTGGGGCCACGTCACCGACCTGGCCCGCGACGAGCGCGCGGACGACACCGTGTTCGACCAGGACGGGGTGAAGATCTATGTTGACGCCAAAAGCCTGGCCCTGGTGGACGGCACCGTGATCGACTTCGGCAAGCACGGCCTGAGCGAGACCTTCACGTTCAGCAACCCGAATGCCACCGCCGAGTGCGGCTGCGGCGAGAGCTTCACCACCGACGCCGACAAGGCCTGA
- the asnS gene encoding asparagine--tRNA ligase: protein MTVVSVEHALAGKIPEGGEVTVRGWVRTVRGSANLAFVNVTDGSCFAPIQVVAGDALANFDEIKRLTTGCSLVATGTLVKSQGKGQSFEIQASAVEVVGWVEDPLTYPIQPKPMTPEFLREVAHLRPRTNLFGAVTRIRNCLAQAVHRFFHENGFNWISTPIITTSDAEGAGQMFRVSTLDMVNLPRDAQGGIDFSRDFFGKETFLTVSGQLNVEAYCLALSKVYTFGPTFRAENSHTTRHLAEFWMIEPEIAFADLAEDARLAEEFLKYLFRAVLNERGDDLAFIAERVDKNAITKLEDFINAPFERIDYTDAVSLLQKSGKKFDFPVEWGLDLQTEHERWLTEEHVGRPVVVTNYPEHIKAFYMRLNDDGKTVAAMDVLAPGIGEIIGGSQREERLDVLDARMAQFGLDREHYSWYRDFRRYGSVPHAGFGLGFERLVVYVCGLSNIRDAIPYPRAPGSADF, encoded by the coding sequence ATGACGGTGGTCAGCGTTGAACATGCGCTTGCCGGGAAAATCCCGGAAGGCGGCGAAGTCACGGTACGCGGATGGGTGCGCACGGTGCGCGGTTCAGCAAATCTGGCTTTCGTGAATGTGACCGACGGCTCCTGCTTCGCCCCGATCCAGGTCGTGGCCGGCGACGCGCTGGCCAACTTCGACGAGATCAAGCGCCTGACCACCGGCTGCTCGCTGGTGGCCACCGGCACGCTGGTGAAGTCGCAGGGCAAGGGCCAGTCGTTCGAGATCCAGGCCAGCGCGGTCGAGGTGGTCGGCTGGGTCGAAGACCCGCTCACCTACCCGATCCAGCCCAAGCCGATGACGCCGGAGTTCCTGCGTGAAGTGGCGCACCTGCGCCCGCGCACCAACCTGTTCGGCGCGGTCACCCGCATCCGCAACTGCCTGGCCCAGGCCGTGCACCGTTTCTTCCACGAGAACGGCTTCAACTGGATCAGCACCCCGATCATCACCACCTCCGACGCCGAAGGCGCCGGCCAGATGTTCCGCGTGTCCACCCTGGACATGGTGAACCTGCCGCGTGACGCCCAGGGCGGGATCGACTTCAGCCGCGATTTCTTCGGCAAGGAAACCTTCCTGACCGTGTCCGGCCAGCTGAACGTCGAGGCCTACTGCCTGGCGCTGAGCAAGGTGTACACCTTCGGCCCGACCTTCCGCGCCGAGAACAGCCACACCACCCGCCACCTGGCGGAATTCTGGATGATCGAGCCGGAAATCGCCTTCGCCGACCTGGCCGAAGACGCACGCCTGGCCGAGGAATTCCTGAAGTACCTGTTCCGCGCGGTGCTCAACGAGCGCGGCGACGACCTGGCCTTCATCGCCGAGCGCGTGGACAAGAACGCGATCACCAAGCTGGAAGACTTCATCAACGCGCCGTTCGAACGCATCGACTACACCGATGCGGTCAGCCTGCTGCAGAAGTCCGGAAAGAAGTTCGACTTCCCGGTCGAATGGGGCCTGGACCTGCAGACCGAGCACGAGCGCTGGCTGACCGAGGAACACGTCGGTCGCCCGGTGGTGGTGACCAACTACCCCGAGCACATCAAGGCCTTCTACATGCGCCTGAACGATGACGGCAAGACCGTCGCGGCGATGGACGTGCTGGCCCCGGGCATCGGCGAGATCATCGGTGGCAGCCAGCGCGAAGAGCGCCTGGACGTGCTGGATGCACGCATGGCGCAGTTCGGCCTGGATCGCGAGCACTACAGCTGGTACCGCGATTTCCGCCGCTACGGCTCGGTACCGCACGCCGGCTTCGGTCTGGGCTTCGAGCGCCTGGTGGTGTACGTCTGCGGCCTGTCCAACATCCGCGATGCGATCCCCTACCCGCGCGCCCCGGGCAGCGCGGACTTCTAA
- a CDS encoding FMN-binding negative transcriptional regulator, translating to MFTPRAFAETDLLWLDRLLARDPFVTVLTAGGDGLPELTRMPVLFRRDGDRIELLGHWARANPQAAQSGPAKVLVDGPHGYVSPSWYPDKEQMARVPTWNYAAAELRGQLHHFDDEDALADLVAGISDHFEASVGQGWRFEPARDTHRRQLRGIVGLRFEVQQVQLKMKLSQNHPEANQLAAIIGLERLGNPHSTELAQWMRRYRDEAAAGS from the coding sequence ATGTTCACCCCGCGCGCTTTCGCCGAGACCGACCTGCTGTGGCTGGATCGCCTGCTGGCACGTGATCCGTTCGTCACCGTGCTGACCGCCGGTGGCGATGGCCTGCCGGAACTGACCCGGATGCCGGTGCTGTTCCGCCGCGACGGTGATCGCATCGAACTGCTCGGCCACTGGGCCCGCGCCAATCCGCAGGCAGCGCAGAGCGGGCCGGCCAAAGTGCTGGTCGATGGCCCGCACGGCTATGTCTCGCCCAGCTGGTACCCGGACAAGGAACAGATGGCACGCGTGCCAACCTGGAACTACGCCGCCGCCGAACTGCGCGGCCAGCTGCATCACTTCGATGACGAGGACGCGCTGGCGGACCTCGTTGCAGGCATCAGCGACCATTTCGAGGCCAGCGTCGGCCAGGGTTGGCGGTTTGAACCGGCGCGCGACACGCATCGCCGCCAGCTGCGCGGCATCGTCGGTCTGCGCTTTGAAGTCCAGCAGGTGCAGTTGAAGATGAAGCTGAGCCAGAACCATCCCGAAGCCAACCAGCTGGCGGCGATCATCGGACTGGAACGGCTCGGCAATCCCCATTCCACCGAACTGGCGCAGTGGATGCGCCGGTATCGCGACGAAGCCGCCGCAGGCAGCTGA
- the can gene encoding carbonate dehydratase: MKDIHKLLQNNREWADRIEKEDPDFFHQLAKQQHPEYLWIGCSDSRVPANQIIGMAPGEVFVHRNVANVVVHTDLNCLSVIQYAVDQLKVKHILIVGHYGCGGVHASLNNTRVGLADNWLRHVGDVAQKHAAIMDAIEEPELKHARLCELNVIEQVVNACRSTIVQDAWARGQKLMVHGWVYSLKDGRVREMGIDVGAPEELQPAYEKALSYVPRRGRRD, from the coding sequence ATGAAAGACATCCACAAGCTGCTGCAGAACAACCGCGAATGGGCCGACCGGATCGAGAAGGAAGATCCGGACTTCTTCCATCAGCTGGCCAAGCAGCAGCATCCGGAATACCTGTGGATCGGCTGTTCCGATTCGCGCGTGCCGGCCAACCAGATCATCGGTATGGCCCCGGGCGAGGTGTTCGTGCATCGCAACGTGGCCAACGTGGTGGTGCATACCGACCTGAACTGCCTCAGCGTGATCCAGTACGCCGTGGACCAGCTGAAGGTGAAGCACATCCTGATCGTTGGCCATTACGGCTGCGGCGGCGTGCACGCCAGCCTGAACAACACGCGGGTGGGCCTGGCCGACAACTGGCTGCGCCATGTCGGTGACGTGGCACAGAAGCACGCCGCGATCATGGATGCGATCGAGGAGCCGGAGCTGAAGCATGCCCGCCTGTGCGAACTGAACGTGATCGAGCAGGTGGTCAACGCCTGCCGCTCGACGATCGTGCAGGACGCCTGGGCCCGCGGCCAGAAGCTGATGGTGCACGGCTGGGTGTACAGTCTGAAGGACGGCCGCGTGCGCGAAATGGGCATCGACGTGGGCGCACCTGAAGAACTGCAGCCGGCCTACGAGAAGGCCCTGTCCTACGTTCCGCGCCGCGGTCGGCGCGACTGA
- a CDS encoding 3-hydroxyanthranilate 3,4-dioxygenase, producing the protein MLASPINLLGWIEENRHLLKPPVGNKMIDNGDFIVMVVGGPNSRTDFHYDEGPEWFYQLEGEMVLKVQEDGAVRDIPIRAGEIFLLPAKVPHSPRRPPGGIGLVVERKRLPHEMDGVIWHCELCNHKLHEEFFPLQNIETDLPKVFARYHASLELRTCSQCGHVDPLPAPAAG; encoded by the coding sequence ATGCTTGCCTCCCCCATCAACCTGTTGGGCTGGATCGAGGAAAACCGGCATCTGTTGAAGCCGCCGGTCGGCAACAAGATGATCGACAACGGCGATTTCATCGTGATGGTGGTCGGCGGGCCGAACAGCCGCACCGATTTCCACTACGACGAAGGCCCGGAGTGGTTCTACCAGCTCGAAGGCGAGATGGTGCTGAAGGTGCAGGAGGATGGCGCGGTGCGTGACATCCCGATCCGCGCCGGCGAGATCTTCCTGCTGCCGGCGAAGGTTCCGCACTCGCCGCGGCGCCCGCCCGGTGGCATCGGCCTGGTGGTCGAGCGCAAGCGCCTGCCGCACGAGATGGACGGCGTGATCTGGCATTGCGAACTTTGCAACCACAAGCTGCACGAAGAGTTCTTCCCGCTGCAGAACATCGAAACCGACCTGCCGAAGGTGTTCGCGCGTTACCACGCCAGCCTGGAGCTGCGTACCTGCAGCCAGTGCGGGCACGTGGACCCGCTGCCGGCGCCGGCGGCGGGCTGA
- the kynU gene encoding kynureninase: MSDLLSRTHAIALDAADPLRPLRSEFLIPRHGGGEQTYFVGNSLGLQPRGAQAAVQEVMKQWGELAVEGHFTGPTQWLSYHRLVSAQLARVVGALPSEVVAMNTLSVNLHLMMVSFYRPTAERPVILMEAGAFPTDRHAVEAQIRFHGFDPAECLVEVQPDETNGTISLTAIERAIAEHGPRLALVLWPGVQYRTGQAFDLDAITRAARLQGSRIGFDLAHSVGNLPLRLHDVAPDFAVWCHYKYLNSGPGAVAGAFVHERHHRDSSLPRFAGWWGHEESTRFQMAPQFTPAIGAEGWQLSNPPILGLAPLRASLDLFERAGMEALRSKSQGLTGMLEALVRARLANVLDIITPAEPQRRGCQLSLRVIGGRERGRALFEHLRGIGVLGDWREPDVIRISPTPLYNRYLDVHHFVEEVEAWAGL; the protein is encoded by the coding sequence ATGTCCGACCTGCTCAGTCGCACCCACGCCATCGCCCTGGACGCCGCCGATCCGCTGCGCCCGCTGCGCAGTGAATTCCTGATTCCGCGCCATGGTGGCGGCGAGCAGACCTACTTCGTCGGCAACTCTCTGGGCCTGCAGCCGCGCGGCGCACAGGCCGCCGTGCAGGAAGTGATGAAGCAGTGGGGCGAGCTGGCCGTGGAAGGCCACTTCACCGGCCCCACGCAGTGGCTGTCCTATCACCGTCTGGTCAGCGCACAACTGGCCCGCGTGGTCGGCGCGCTGCCCAGCGAAGTGGTGGCGATGAACACGCTGAGCGTGAACCTGCACCTGATGATGGTCAGCTTCTACCGGCCAACCGCCGAGCGTCCGGTGATCCTGATGGAGGCCGGCGCGTTCCCGACCGACCGCCACGCCGTGGAAGCACAGATCCGCTTCCATGGTTTCGACCCGGCCGAGTGCCTGGTGGAAGTGCAGCCGGATGAAACCAACGGCACGATCTCGCTGACCGCGATCGAGCGCGCCATCGCCGAGCACGGTCCGCGCCTGGCGCTGGTGCTGTGGCCGGGCGTGCAATACCGCACCGGCCAGGCCTTCGATCTGGATGCGATCACCCGCGCCGCCCGCCTGCAGGGTTCGCGCATCGGCTTCGATCTCGCCCACTCGGTCGGCAACCTGCCACTGCGCCTGCATGACGTGGCCCCCGACTTCGCCGTGTGGTGCCACTACAAGTACCTCAACAGCGGCCCGGGTGCGGTGGCCGGCGCCTTCGTGCACGAACGCCACCATCGCGACAGCAGCCTGCCGCGCTTCGCCGGTTGGTGGGGGCACGAGGAATCCACCCGCTTCCAGATGGCGCCGCAGTTCACCCCGGCCATCGGCGCTGAAGGCTGGCAGCTGAGCAATCCGCCGATCCTCGGCCTGGCACCGCTGCGCGCCTCGCTGGACCTGTTTGAGCGCGCCGGCATGGAGGCGCTGCGCAGCAAGTCGCAGGGACTGACCGGCATGCTGGAAGCATTGGTGCGTGCGCGCCTGGCCAACGTGCTGGACATCATCACGCCGGCCGAACCTCAGCGCCGTGGTTGCCAGTTGTCACTGCGCGTCATCGGTGGCCGCGAGCGTGGCCGCGCCCTGTTCGAGCACCTGCGCGGCATTGGCGTGCTCGGCGACTGGCGCGAGCCCGACGTGATCCGTATTTCGCCGACCCCGCTCTACAACCGCTACCTGGACGTGCACCACTTCGTCGAGGAAGTGGAAGCCTGGGCCGGCCTCTAA